The following are encoded together in the Brassica napus cultivar Da-Ae chromosome A9, Da-Ae, whole genome shotgun sequence genome:
- the LOC106419878 gene encoding sugar transporter ESL1, with amino-acid sequence MTMSENQRNLEAGLLLNKNRNDINECRITAVVIFSTFVSVCGSFCFGCAAGYSSVSQTGITTDLGLSVAQYSMFGSLMTFGAMFGAIFSGKVSDLIGRKGTMWFAQVFCIAGWLAIAFAPDTVWLDAGRFSTGFAVGLFSYVIPVYIAEITPKHVRGAFVFSNQLMQSCGCSLYYVIGNFVHWRNLALIGLIPCALQVVTLFFIPESPRLLGKWGRDKECKASLQLLRGDEADVSEEANAIKETMVLFDQGPKSRIMDLFQRRYAPSLVIGVGLMLLQQLSGSSGVMFYVGSVFNKGGFPSDIGSMILAAIMIPKALLGLILVEKMGRRPLLLASTSGMCLCSLLLAFSFSFRSYGMLDELTPIFTCIGVVGFISAFAVGMGALPWIIMSEIFPMNVKVSAGTIVTLANWSFSWIIAFAFNFMIEWNASGTFLIFFSICAAGIVFIYAMLPETKGRTLEDIQASLTDFLQ; translated from the exons ATGACTATGTCGGAGAACCAAAGAAACCTTGAAGCTGGGTTGTTACTGAACAAGAACCGAAACGACATCAACGAGTGTCGTATCACTGCCGTTGTGATCTTCAGCACCTTTGTATCTGTTTGTGGCTCTTTCTGCTTTGGCTGTGCG GCAGGTTATTCATCAGTTTCTCAAACAGGGATCACAACAGACTTAGGTCTCTCGGTTGCACAA TACTCCATGTTTGGGTCACTAATGACTTTTGGAGCCATGTTTGGTGCCATCTTTAGTGGAAAAGTCTCAGATCTCATTGGTAGAAAAGGG ACAATGTGGTTTGCTCAAGTTTTTTGCATCGCCGGTTGGCTTGCAATAGCATTTGCACCGGACACAGTTTGGCTAGATGCTGGAAGGTTTTCCACTGGATTTGCAGTTGGTTTATTTAGCTACGtg ATACCAGTTTATATCGCAGAAATAACACCAAAACATGTCAGAGGAGCATTTGTATTTTCTAATCAG CTGATGCAAAGTTGTGGGTGTTCATTATACTACGTCATTGGAAACTTTGTTCATTGGCGTAATTTGGCTTTAATCG GTCTGATTCCATGTGCTTTGCAAGTTGTGACTTTGTTCTTCATTCCAGAGTCTCCTAGATTACTG GGAAAATGGGGACGTGACAAAGAATGTAAAGCTTCATTGCAGCTTCTCCGTGGAGATGAAGCTGATGTCTCTGAAGAAGCCAACGCTATCAAA GAAACCATGGTGTTATTTGATCAAGGACCAAAATCTAGAATTATGGATTTGTTCCAGAGGAGATATGCTCCATCTCTTGTT ATTGGTGTGGGGCTAATGCTTCTGCAACAGCTCTCTGGAAGCTCAGGGGTTATGTTCTATGTCGGTAGCGTATTTAATAAAGGAG GATTTCCAAGCGACATTGGCTCAATGATTCTCGCAGCGATCATG ATACCAAAAGCTTTATTGGGTCTGATTTTGGTTGAGAAAATGGGCCGAAGGCCTCTTCTACTG GCCTCTACTAGTGGAATGTGCCTTTGTAGCTTGCTCCTCGCATTTTCCTTCAGCTTTCGG TCATATGGCATGCTCGATGAGCTTACTCCTATTTTTACATGCATCGGTGTAGTG GGCTTCATCTCTGCATTTGCCGTAGGCATGGGAGCCTTACCATGGATCATCATGTCCGAG ATTTTTCCAATGAATGTTAAAGTTTCAGCTGGGACTATTGTTACCTTAGCCAACTGGTCCTTTAGCTGGATTATAGCTTTCGCCTTCAATTTCATGATAGAATGGAACGCATCAG GAACATTCTTGATCTTCTTTAGTATCTGCGCTGCGggtatagtctttatttatgcaATGTTACCCGAAACCAAAGGACGAACATTAGAAGATATACAAGCTTCTCTTACAGATTTTCTACAATGA